One genomic region from Haloarcula taiwanensis encodes:
- a CDS encoding UDP-glucose 4-epimerase has translation MDVVVTGGRGSSGRWVVDRLAEPHDATVLDRRLPDGGGHPEVDYRALDLTDAGSVFDSLTAIDPDAVVHWAAIPVAGTHPGVDLFRNNALAAHTVLSAAGRVGADVVQGSSDGAYGFFFAEETPVPDELPITEAHARRPEDDYGLSKVVTEEIGKAIARRDGVSVASIRPSWIQIPGEYPCRAPEYVDDLAAGAGNYWSYVDVRDVVDLVEAALAGAVEGHEAFNCVGPDNALGRPLVELMREHYGRVPDDCTVEGDAAAYATAKATAMLGWEPTRSWREAADEDVDVPTV, from the coding sequence ATGGATGTTGTCGTGACCGGCGGCCGGGGGAGTTCCGGGCGCTGGGTCGTCGACCGGCTCGCCGAACCGCACGACGCGACCGTACTCGACCGCCGCCTCCCGGACGGCGGGGGCCATCCGGAGGTCGACTACCGGGCGCTTGACCTCACCGACGCCGGGAGCGTCTTCGACTCGCTCACCGCCATCGACCCCGACGCGGTGGTCCACTGGGCGGCGATTCCGGTGGCCGGGACCCACCCCGGCGTCGACCTGTTCCGGAACAACGCGCTCGCGGCACACACCGTCCTCTCGGCGGCCGGCCGCGTCGGCGCTGACGTGGTCCAGGGCTCCTCCGACGGCGCGTACGGCTTCTTCTTCGCCGAGGAGACCCCTGTGCCGGACGAGCTTCCGATTACCGAAGCCCACGCGCGCAGACCCGAAGATGACTACGGGCTCTCGAAGGTCGTCACCGAGGAGATCGGGAAGGCAATCGCCCGCCGTGACGGCGTCTCGGTGGCCTCGATTCGCCCCTCGTGGATACAGATTCCCGGCGAGTACCCCTGTCGGGCCCCGGAGTACGTCGACGACCTGGCGGCCGGCGCGGGCAACTACTGGTCGTACGTCGACGTGCGGGACGTGGTCGACCTCGTCGAGGCCGCGCTCGCGGGCGCGGTCGAGGGCCACGAGGCGTTCAACTGCGTCGGCCCGGACAACGCGCTCGGTCGGCCGCTGGTCGAACTCATGCGGGAGCACTACGGCAGGGTTCCGGACGACTGCACGGTCGAGGGGGACGCTGCAGCGTACGCGACGGCGAAAGCCACAGCGATGCTGGGCTGGGAGCCGACCCGTTCCTGGCGCGAGGCGGCCGACGAAGACGTAGACGTGCCGACAGTCTGA
- a CDS encoding tRNA-ribosyltransferase, with translation MTDYFEVHERDSAARVGALRLADPVTTPALVDDVDTATPGDCRHVLDDAGSRWPTPQDDPEGDESLLTVLPHRGLPAGTPDEVAEAFAVDYPDVAFPSAAVVSPDTAADHGSDAYVLAGAPGYVGHASAFVDAVTTVRNRIPADTALYLPGVATPRNVATLVYAGVDLVDPDRAVIRGTEGRYLTTDEAYFLEDLDELPCACPACQQPREAFDREDCVEHNVNALAAELRRVRRRIRDGRLRDYVEGQARQDNWLTATFRRLDQEYGYLEERTPLIRRADLSAASDDSLRRVEIQRFAERITDRYVPRFDDRPLVLVPCSARKPYSDSQSHKQYHDAIKWRAHVVSMTSPIGVVPQELELTYPAQHYDSVVTGNWTATEIEFVSRVLERYLEGTDYPEIIAHVPGEGYRDICERVADSLGREFTYTVTDHPTTADSLGNLAAELEGWDRYPKREREHNTIRAVADYQFGEGAGDELFDDLSTQGRYPQLRADDADGEQLAALAQQYGVLSLTTAGARRWVESDVPTKTVEIEPFVPHGSVLAPGITDASDDIRVGDDVVIQGEAAFGVGRAQMSGPEMRSSTRGIAVQMRHVEEQ, from the coding sequence ATGACCGACTACTTCGAGGTCCACGAGCGCGACAGCGCCGCGCGAGTGGGTGCGTTGCGCCTCGCCGACCCCGTGACGACGCCGGCGCTGGTCGACGACGTGGACACGGCGACGCCGGGCGACTGTCGACACGTCCTCGACGACGCCGGCAGCCGCTGGCCGACGCCACAGGACGACCCCGAGGGCGACGAGTCCCTGCTCACCGTCCTCCCCCACCGCGGCCTGCCCGCCGGCACGCCGGACGAAGTCGCAGAGGCTTTCGCCGTCGACTATCCCGATGTCGCGTTCCCGAGCGCGGCCGTCGTCTCGCCCGACACCGCGGCCGACCACGGCAGCGACGCCTACGTGCTCGCCGGCGCACCCGGCTACGTCGGGCACGCGTCGGCGTTCGTCGACGCCGTCACGACCGTCCGGAACCGTATCCCGGCTGATACCGCGCTCTACCTGCCCGGCGTCGCCACGCCGCGAAACGTCGCGACACTCGTCTACGCCGGCGTCGACCTCGTGGACCCCGACCGCGCCGTCATCCGCGGGACCGAGGGCCGGTATCTCACGACTGACGAGGCGTATTTCCTCGAAGACCTCGATGAACTGCCGTGTGCCTGTCCGGCCTGCCAACAGCCACGCGAGGCGTTCGACCGCGAGGACTGCGTCGAGCACAACGTCAACGCCTTGGCCGCGGAACTCCGGCGCGTTCGCCGCCGGATTCGCGACGGTCGCCTCCGCGACTACGTCGAGGGACAGGCCAGACAGGACAACTGGCTCACCGCGACGTTCCGGCGGCTTGACCAGGAGTACGGCTACCTCGAAGAGCGCACGCCGCTCATCCGGCGGGCCGACCTCTCGGCGGCCAGCGACGACTCGCTCCGGCGGGTCGAAATCCAGCGGTTCGCCGAGCGGATCACCGACCGCTACGTCCCGCGGTTCGACGACCGCCCGCTCGTGCTGGTGCCCTGCTCGGCGCGCAAGCCCTACAGCGACTCCCAGAGCCACAAGCAGTACCACGACGCCATCAAGTGGCGCGCCCACGTCGTCTCGATGACCTCGCCAATCGGCGTCGTCCCGCAGGAACTCGAACTCACCTACCCCGCCCAGCACTACGACTCCGTCGTGACGGGTAACTGGACCGCCACCGAAATAGAGTTCGTCAGCCGCGTGCTCGAACGCTATTTAGAAGGCACTGATTACCCCGAGATTATCGCCCACGTACCCGGCGAGGGCTACCGCGACATCTGCGAGCGCGTCGCCGACTCGCTGGGCCGCGAGTTTACCTACACCGTCACCGACCACCCGACGACGGCCGACTCCCTCGGCAACCTCGCCGCCGAACTGGAGGGGTGGGACCGCTACCCCAAGCGCGAGCGCGAGCACAACACCATCCGCGCTGTCGCGGACTACCAGTTCGGCGAAGGCGCGGGCGACGAACTGTTCGACGACCTCTCGACGCAGGGCCGGTATCCCCAACTGCGGGCCGACGACGCCGACGGCGAGCAACTGGCGGCCCTGGCCCAGCAGTACGGCGTCCTCTCTTTGACCACCGCTGGGGCGCGCCGCTGGGTCGAGAGCGATGTGCCGACCAAAACCGTCGAAATCGAGCCGTTCGTGCCCCACGGTTCCGTGCTCGCGCCGGGCATCACCGACGCCAGCGACGACATCCGCGTCGGCGACGACGTGGTGATTCAGGGCGAGGCGGCCTTCGGCGTCGGCCGCGCCCAGATGAGCGGGCCGGAGATGCGCTCCTCGACGCGGGGCATCGCAGTGCAGATGCGCCACGTCGAAGAGCAGTGA